One genomic segment of Rhizorhabdus phycosphaerae includes these proteins:
- a CDS encoding cupin domain-containing protein codes for MTEHDCATTCPLIASRKPYYKELTAGRTYLWCSCGRSKRQPYCDGRSHEGTGLEPVRYTAQRDGEEVLFCGCKHTATPPFCDGAHSNLPGGYKDAGEDADVPRPDIVAPDADGIAKVDGRCFVISPGDAGEERYRLRKLVAPSTGAEHQSQFHLSLRDGTSPALQAAGTDAILWFTTGQGTVEIGNRSFALQSPCGIYVRSGEAFRLTAETQVIGYISACPAVEELDTPSDLPAHFDDAWPDRIVAIDEANRTAMGPRWFQMLVDKRIGSTTAAQFIGHIPPSRAEMHRHLYEEALIIMSGHGIIWNETRAARVKAGDVIFFPRKHLHSLECTAPEGMDVVGIIHPGDNPGVNY; via the coding sequence ATGACCGAGCATGATTGCGCAACGACCTGCCCGCTGATCGCGAGCCGGAAGCCCTATTACAAGGAACTCACAGCCGGCCGGACCTATCTCTGGTGTTCCTGCGGCCGGTCGAAGCGACAGCCCTATTGCGATGGGCGCTCGCACGAAGGCACCGGGCTGGAGCCCGTGCGATACACCGCGCAGCGGGATGGCGAGGAAGTGTTGTTCTGCGGCTGCAAGCATACGGCCACGCCACCCTTTTGCGACGGTGCGCACAGCAACCTCCCCGGCGGCTATAAGGATGCCGGTGAGGATGCGGACGTCCCACGCCCCGACATCGTCGCGCCGGACGCCGACGGCATCGCCAAGGTCGACGGACGCTGCTTCGTCATCTCGCCCGGCGATGCCGGAGAAGAACGCTACCGCCTGCGCAAGCTGGTCGCCCCATCGACCGGCGCCGAGCATCAGTCGCAATTTCACCTGTCGCTGCGCGACGGAACCTCACCGGCACTTCAGGCGGCCGGGACCGACGCCATCCTGTGGTTCACGACAGGCCAGGGCACGGTCGAGATCGGCAACCGCTCCTTCGCCCTTCAATCGCCCTGCGGCATATATGTCCGCAGTGGGGAGGCTTTCCGACTGACAGCGGAGACGCAGGTCATCGGCTATATCTCCGCCTGCCCTGCGGTCGAAGAGCTCGACACGCCCTCAGACCTTCCGGCCCATTTCGACGATGCATGGCCCGACCGGATCGTCGCGATCGACGAAGCCAACCGGACAGCGATGGGCCCGCGCTGGTTCCAGATGCTGGTCGACAAGCGCATCGGCTCGACGACGGCCGCGCAGTTCATCGGGCATATTCCGCCCTCGCGCGCCGAAATGCACCGCCACCTCTATGAGGAGGCGCTGATCATCATGTCGGGCCACGGCATCATCTGGAACGAGACCCGTGCCGCGCGCGTAAAGGCCGGCGACGTGATCTTCTTTCCGCGCAAACATCTCCATTCGCTGGAATGCACCGCGCCCGAGGGCATGGACGTCGTCGGGATCATCCATCCGGGCGACAATCCGGGTGTGAACTACTGA